The Streptomyces aurantiacus genome includes a region encoding these proteins:
- a CDS encoding SpdD protein, producing MFLPKYPDSPTPPPAHMHAPTDPAPVRRPVPQISVSAGAVAAVLVGGVVLTALLAAVAVTAISVAVAAVVLRSMLRDQRRR from the coding sequence GTGTTCCTGCCCAAGTACCCCGACAGCCCGACACCGCCGCCCGCACACATGCACGCACCGACCGATCCGGCTCCCGTACGGCGTCCGGTCCCGCAGATATCCGTCAGTGCCGGAGCGGTCGCGGCCGTCCTCGTCGGCGGAGTCGTACTGACCGCGCTCCTGGCCGCCGTCGCCGTCACGGCCATCTCCGTAGCCGTCGCCGCCGTGGTCCTGCGCTCGATGCTCCGCGACCAGCGTCGCCGCTGA
- a CDS encoding replication initiator, with translation MPGLLRQLSGLGGCTRPIRLDGHRAEYDVNTRTGEIGTLLHRLDSAGLPAGHLLVRCNNRRTTRCAACSEVYRRDTFHLITSGLRGGKGVPERVAAHPRVFATFTAPGFGPVHNRPTGSAGSVRRCRCGVLHDQDDDVLGTPLDPDTYDYEAAVLWNAHAGPLWRRFSTYLRREVAKRAGLSQREFREYARVSFAKVAEYQKRGAVHFHAVIRIDGPEGGDTPPPAWATAELLTDAIRAAATGARVDGPSIDGRAHVFAFGRQLDVRTIRGADFDGGQELTDRAVAAYIAKYATKGAEAATGALDRPLKFLAELAQLDISDHARRLVRTAWTLGARKDLEELRLRAWAHMLGFRGHFSTKSRRYSTTLGALRTARSEWRAAQGASATDGLTTSEISEVVETTLVLAHWVYAGTGLTDAEAWLAETLAPAPGTEGEPTHA, from the coding sequence ATGCCCGGCCTCCTGCGCCAGCTCTCCGGCCTCGGCGGCTGCACCCGGCCGATCCGCCTCGACGGCCACCGCGCCGAGTACGACGTGAACACCCGTACCGGCGAGATAGGCACCCTCCTCCACCGTCTCGACTCCGCCGGCCTCCCGGCCGGTCACCTCCTGGTCCGCTGCAACAACCGCCGCACCACCCGCTGCGCGGCCTGCTCGGAGGTCTACCGCCGCGACACCTTCCACCTGATCACGTCCGGCCTACGCGGCGGCAAGGGCGTCCCCGAACGAGTCGCCGCTCACCCGCGTGTCTTCGCCACCTTCACCGCCCCGGGCTTCGGCCCCGTCCACAACCGCCCCACCGGTTCCGCCGGTTCGGTCCGCCGCTGCCGGTGCGGCGTCCTCCACGACCAGGACGACGACGTACTCGGCACCCCGCTCGACCCGGACACCTACGACTACGAAGCAGCCGTGCTCTGGAACGCGCACGCCGGTCCTCTGTGGCGACGCTTCTCGACCTACCTGCGCCGGGAAGTCGCCAAGAGGGCCGGACTCTCACAGCGTGAGTTCCGCGAATACGCCCGGGTGTCCTTCGCCAAGGTCGCTGAGTACCAGAAGCGCGGGGCCGTTCACTTCCACGCGGTCATCCGCATCGACGGCCCCGAGGGCGGCGACACTCCGCCTCCGGCCTGGGCCACCGCCGAGCTGCTCACCGACGCCATCCGCGCCGCCGCAACCGGAGCCCGTGTGGACGGCCCATCCATCGACGGCCGCGCGCACGTCTTCGCCTTCGGGCGGCAACTCGACGTACGTACCATCCGCGGCGCCGACTTCGACGGCGGCCAGGAGCTGACCGACCGGGCCGTCGCCGCGTACATCGCCAAGTACGCCACCAAGGGCGCCGAAGCGGCCACGGGAGCTCTCGACCGCCCGCTCAAGTTCCTCGCCGAACTGGCCCAACTCGACATCAGCGACCATGCCCGGCGCCTGGTGCGTACCGCCTGGACCCTCGGCGCCCGCAAGGACCTCGAAGAACTCCGGCTCCGGGCCTGGGCCCACATGCTCGGCTTCCGGGGCCACTTCTCCACCAAGTCACGCCGGTACTCCACCACCCTCGGTGCCCTCCGCACGGCCCGCTCCGAATGGCGCGCAGCCCAAGGTGCATCGGCCACTGACGGCCTGACCACTTCCGAAATTTCGGAGGTGGTCGAGACGACCCTCGTCCTCGCCCACTGGGTCTACGCCGGAACCGGCCTCACCGACGCCGAAGCCTGGCTTGCCGAAACCCTCGCACCCGCCCCCGGAACCGAAGGAGAACCGACTCATGCGTGA
- a CDS encoding helix-turn-helix domain-containing protein produces the protein MRDDELLTVADVMARLKVGRSTVYDLIRTRRLPSVAIGRCRRIPAAALGDFITAQMERAA, from the coding sequence ATGCGTGATGACGAGCTGTTGACCGTGGCTGATGTCATGGCTCGCCTGAAGGTGGGGCGGTCGACGGTCTACGACCTGATCCGCACGCGGCGTCTGCCATCTGTCGCCATTGGACGGTGTCGGCGCATTCCTGCGGCCGCGCTCGGAGACTTCATCACTGCTCAGATGGAGCGTGCCGCCTGA
- a CDS encoding site-specific integrase — protein MTKRRSRGDGGLHWDEKRQRWIATANLGFDPSGKRIVRRGSGKTKTEAKNKLKEVLRDYEDGLAIAPTNYTVADAVNDWLAYGLAGRDERTVETVTGLSRIHVIPSLGARKLRDLSAEDVDRWLAVKARTLSTRTLQGLHSCLNRSVKRAMARDKVKRNVVELCAVPAGRPGRPSKALTLVQAEAVLKAAEGTSMYAYIVLALLTGARTEELRALTWDHVFLKGRPNANPPQPPHIAVWRSVRRGGDTKTRKSRRTLALPARCVEVLWAQFEDQGWERLAAGDDWEEHGLVFSSTVGKPLDATNVRRAFRAALKGAKGIDADEWTPRELRHSFVSLLSDSGVPLEEISRLVGHSGTAVTEEVYRKQIRPVIQTGAVVMDGIFKRVPER, from the coding sequence ATGACCAAGCGTCGTAGCCGTGGTGACGGCGGCCTGCACTGGGACGAGAAAAGGCAACGGTGGATCGCCACGGCGAACCTCGGCTTCGATCCCAGCGGCAAACGCATCGTTCGGCGGGGGAGTGGCAAGACCAAGACGGAGGCGAAGAACAAGCTCAAGGAGGTGTTGCGGGACTACGAAGACGGCCTCGCCATCGCCCCTACGAACTACACCGTTGCCGACGCGGTGAACGACTGGCTCGCTTACGGCTTGGCGGGCCGTGACGAGCGCACGGTCGAGACCGTCACCGGGCTGAGCCGGATTCACGTGATCCCAAGCCTGGGAGCGCGCAAGCTGCGTGATCTAAGCGCTGAGGACGTTGACCGCTGGCTGGCGGTGAAGGCTCGTACGCTCAGTACGCGCACCTTGCAGGGATTGCACTCCTGCCTCAACCGCTCGGTCAAGCGGGCCATGGCGCGGGACAAGGTGAAGCGCAACGTCGTCGAGCTGTGCGCAGTTCCGGCCGGCCGTCCGGGTCGCCCGTCCAAGGCGCTCACCCTGGTCCAGGCGGAGGCTGTGCTCAAGGCGGCTGAGGGAACCTCGATGTACGCGTACATCGTCCTCGCCCTGTTGACCGGCGCCCGCACAGAGGAACTGCGCGCGCTGACCTGGGATCACGTGTTCCTCAAGGGCAGGCCGAACGCCAATCCGCCACAGCCTCCGCACATCGCTGTGTGGCGGTCGGTTCGACGTGGTGGGGACACCAAGACACGGAAGTCCCGGCGCACGCTCGCTCTTCCTGCACGCTGCGTAGAGGTCCTGTGGGCCCAGTTCGAGGATCAGGGGTGGGAACGTCTCGCAGCTGGTGACGACTGGGAGGAGCATGGGCTGGTCTTCTCCTCGACCGTCGGCAAGCCGCTGGACGCGACCAACGTCCGTCGTGCCTTCCGGGCGGCGCTCAAGGGGGCCAAGGGGATCGACGCGGACGAGTGGACGCCTCGGGAGCTCCGGCACAGCTTCGTCTCGCTGCTCTCGGACAGCGGCGTCCCCCTGGAAGAGATCTCCCGCCTCGTCGGTCACTCCGGCACCGCTGTGACCGAGGAGGTGTACCGCAAGCAGATTCGCCCTGTGATCCAGACCGGCGCCGTGGTCATGGACGGCATCTTCAAGCGAGTCCCAGAGCGGTAG
- a CDS encoding Pr6Pr family membrane protein, which translates to MTAPIPADIPDIPRIPGIAASAAAATVSVVPADAVVPRVRRPLVAVYRLLVALAAAAGVALDLVLGSPSRVLSYFTIQSSILVAVVFTFSAWRAWSARRPLPPAVTACTLLYAVGTALVYHLLLADNPSTFSMTGDIETLTGWHALTNQLLHSAIPVAVALDWLLLTRPGPLRLHSAAAFLVLPVAYLAFTLTRGVLLPPSTPARYPYPFLDVSQHGFVVVLGNATVLGLACYALAVLLVALDHVRPGPRRRRRPENRISSPATSGLK; encoded by the coding sequence ATGACCGCCCCCATACCTGCGGATATCCCGGACATACCCCGGATTCCCGGCATCGCGGCCAGCGCCGCCGCTGCCACAGTCTCCGTCGTGCCGGCGGACGCGGTGGTCCCACGCGTCCGTCGCCCCCTGGTCGCCGTCTACCGCCTCCTCGTCGCGCTCGCGGCAGCCGCGGGCGTGGCGCTCGACCTGGTTCTGGGCAGCCCGTCACGCGTCCTGAGCTACTTCACGATCCAGAGCAGCATCCTGGTGGCCGTGGTGTTCACCTTCTCGGCCTGGCGGGCCTGGAGCGCGCGCCGCCCGCTGCCGCCGGCCGTCACCGCCTGCACGCTGCTGTACGCGGTGGGCACGGCCCTGGTCTACCACCTGCTCCTGGCCGACAACCCGAGCACCTTCTCCATGACGGGTGACATCGAGACGCTCACCGGCTGGCACGCGCTCACGAACCAGCTCCTGCACTCGGCGATCCCCGTCGCGGTCGCGCTGGACTGGCTCCTGCTGACCCGTCCGGGGCCGCTGCGACTCCACAGCGCGGCCGCGTTCCTGGTCCTCCCCGTCGCATACCTGGCCTTCACCCTGACCCGGGGCGTACTCCTGCCGCCGAGCACGCCGGCCCGCTACCCGTACCCCTTCCTCGACGTGTCCCAGCACGGCTTCGTCGTGGTCCTGGGCAACGCCACCGTCCTTGGCCTCGCCTGCTACGCCCTGGCCGTCCTGCTCGTCGCACTGGACCACGTCAGACCGGGCCCACGCCGCCGCCGACGCCCCGAAAACCGGATTTCGTCTCCGGCCACCAGTGGGCTAAAGTAA
- a CDS encoding metallophosphoesterase, translating to MRARYGVPLGIAAAGAAGLLYSAGFEARSFRLRRVTVPVLPPGMRPLRVLQVSDIHMVSGQRKKQRWLRSLAGLRPDFVINTGDNLSDPEGVPEVMDALGPLMEFPGAYVFGSNDYFGPTLRNPFRYLHEKAQGRHGLNGNAPAVDVVHNPWESLRDGFDAAGWLNLTNVRGSLKIDGFEIELTGLDDPHVKRDRYARVAGGPSDSADFSMGIVHAPYLRALDAFTADGYPLVLAGHTHGGQVCIPFYGALVTNCDLDTDRVKGLSTYTEAESGRTAFMHVSAGCGTSRYTPVRFACPPEATLLTLTGREPV from the coding sequence ATGCGTGCGCGATACGGAGTACCTCTGGGAATCGCGGCGGCTGGTGCCGCCGGTCTGCTCTATTCGGCGGGGTTCGAAGCCCGCTCCTTCCGTCTCCGACGAGTGACCGTCCCGGTGCTGCCGCCCGGGATGCGGCCACTGCGCGTGCTCCAGGTCTCCGACATCCACATGGTCAGCGGTCAGCGCAAGAAGCAGCGCTGGCTGCGCTCGCTGGCCGGGCTGCGCCCCGACTTCGTCATCAACACCGGGGACAACCTCTCCGACCCGGAGGGCGTACCGGAGGTCATGGACGCCCTCGGCCCCCTGATGGAGTTCCCCGGGGCGTACGTCTTCGGCTCGAACGACTACTTCGGGCCCACCCTGCGCAACCCCTTCCGCTACCTGCACGAGAAGGCGCAGGGCCGGCACGGCCTGAACGGCAACGCGCCCGCCGTCGACGTGGTCCACAACCCGTGGGAGTCGCTGCGCGACGGGTTCGACGCGGCGGGCTGGCTGAACCTGACGAACGTGCGGGGTTCGTTGAAGATCGACGGCTTCGAGATCGAGCTGACCGGGCTCGACGACCCGCACGTCAAGCGTGACCGGTACGCGCGCGTGGCCGGCGGCCCGTCCGACTCGGCCGACTTCTCGATGGGCATCGTGCACGCCCCGTACCTGCGCGCGCTCGACGCCTTCACCGCGGACGGCTACCCGCTCGTCCTGGCCGGCCACACCCACGGCGGCCAGGTCTGCATCCCCTTCTACGGCGCCCTCGTCACCAACTGCGACCTGGACACCGACCGGGTCAAGGGCCTGTCGACGTACACGGAGGCGGAGTCCGGGCGGACGGCGTTCATGCACGTCTCGGCGGGCTGCGGAACGAGCCGCTACACACCGGTGCGCTTCGCGTGCCCGCCGGAGGCGACGCTGCTCACGCTCACGGGACGGGAACCCGTCTAG
- a CDS encoding GatB/YqeY domain-containing protein codes for MTTLKSKLQADLNAAIKGRDELRSSTLRLTLAAIQKEEVAGKEKRELSDDEVQKVIAKEAKKRREAADAFAQGGRAESAEREKAEGEILADYLPKQLSDDELRQIVAQAVEEARAAGAEGPRAMGQVMKIVNPKVAGQAEGGRVASVVKQLLAG; via the coding sequence ATGACCACGCTCAAGTCGAAGCTGCAGGCTGACCTCAACGCCGCGATCAAGGGGCGCGACGAGCTCCGCTCCTCGACGCTCCGGCTGACCCTCGCCGCGATCCAGAAGGAGGAGGTCGCGGGCAAGGAGAAGCGCGAGCTCTCCGACGACGAGGTGCAGAAGGTGATCGCCAAGGAGGCCAAGAAGCGCCGCGAGGCGGCCGACGCGTTCGCGCAGGGCGGCCGTGCCGAGTCGGCCGAGCGCGAGAAGGCGGAGGGCGAGATCCTCGCCGACTACCTGCCGAAGCAGCTCTCCGACGACGAGCTCCGGCAGATCGTCGCGCAGGCGGTCGAGGAGGCGAGAGCGGCCGGCGCGGAGGGCCCCCGGGCCATGGGTCAGGTCATGAAGATCGTGAACCCGAAGGTGGCCGGGCAGGCCGAGGGCGGCCGTGTCGCCTCGGTCGTCAAGCAGTTGCTCGCGGGCTGA
- a CDS encoding transglycosylase domain-containing protein: MPKKRSGGGLSPTQQAAKFLGVSVLAGAVMAGIAVPAFGALGLAAKGSVEGFDEIPANLKRPPLSQRTTILDNQGGQIATVYSRDRTVVDLKDISPYMQKAIVAIEDARFYEHGAVDLKGVLRALNKNAQSGGVSEGASTLTQQYVKNVFVEEAGNDATKVAQATQQTLGRKVRELKFAIQVEEELGKKKILENYLNITFFGQQAYGVEAAAQRYFSKSAKDLELGQAALLAGIVQSPSRYDPVNDEAEAKKRRSIVLQRMADVHDISQAEADKAKKEPLGLKVSKPKNGCITAVKGAGFFCDYVREVFLNDPVFGKTQKARAKVWNQGGLTIRTTLDPQSQKSVQQSVKDHVYKSDAVATAATIVEPGTGKILAMGQSRPYGFGKNETQLNLSVDGSMGGGAGYQPGSTFKPIVAAAALEGGKPATQVYSSPYEMDYPSPVSACNGASWNEKGVPVANENESEVGPYDMRDATAKSVNTYYIQLISDIGICPVTEMAGKMGVERADGRKMNQAPSIALGTQEMSPLTMANAYATFATRGTYCSPVAIESISQTVGGQKKSLSVPKTSCKRAMSETTADTINTLLKGVVEDGTGTEAGLGSRASAGKTGTTDERYAAWFVGYTPNMAGAVWVGDPAHKRRMVNITIGGVPHDKVFGGKVPGPIWRDMMSGALEGKPAPPFNLVHIPRPDTGKGDGGGDEDDNDDGNNGDNRGGNNGGNGNNGGNGQPEIPTPSFSIPDEWTIGGNDGNNGGGNGNGGNFP; encoded by the coding sequence ATGCCAAAGAAGCGCTCGGGTGGTGGTCTGTCCCCTACGCAGCAGGCCGCCAAGTTCCTCGGTGTCAGCGTGCTCGCGGGTGCCGTCATGGCCGGAATCGCCGTTCCGGCGTTCGGCGCGCTCGGTCTCGCGGCCAAGGGTTCGGTCGAGGGGTTCGACGAGATCCCCGCCAACCTGAAGCGGCCGCCACTGAGCCAGCGCACCACGATCCTGGACAACCAGGGCGGCCAGATCGCCACGGTCTACTCACGTGACCGCACGGTGGTCGACCTCAAGGACATCTCGCCGTACATGCAGAAGGCGATCGTCGCGATCGAGGACGCGCGGTTCTACGAACACGGCGCGGTCGACCTCAAGGGCGTCCTGCGGGCCCTCAACAAGAACGCGCAGAGCGGCGGCGTCTCGGAGGGCGCCTCGACGCTCACGCAGCAGTACGTGAAGAACGTCTTCGTGGAGGAGGCGGGCAACGACGCGACGAAGGTCGCCCAGGCCACCCAGCAGACCCTCGGCCGTAAGGTCCGCGAGCTGAAGTTCGCGATCCAGGTCGAGGAGGAGCTCGGCAAGAAGAAGATCCTCGAGAACTACCTGAACATCACGTTCTTCGGCCAGCAGGCCTACGGCGTCGAGGCCGCGGCCCAGCGCTACTTCTCCAAGTCCGCCAAGGACCTCGAGCTGGGGCAGGCCGCGCTCCTCGCCGGCATCGTCCAGTCACCGAGCCGGTACGACCCGGTCAACGACGAGGCCGAGGCCAAGAAGCGGCGCAGCATCGTGCTGCAGCGCATGGCCGACGTGCACGACATCTCGCAGGCGGAGGCCGACAAGGCCAAGAAGGAGCCGCTCGGCCTGAAGGTCAGCAAGCCGAAGAACGGCTGCATCACGGCGGTCAAGGGCGCCGGCTTCTTCTGCGACTACGTCCGCGAGGTCTTCCTGAACGACCCGGTCTTCGGCAAGACCCAGAAGGCCCGGGCCAAGGTCTGGAACCAGGGCGGTCTCACGATCCGCACGACGCTCGACCCGCAGTCGCAGAAGTCGGTGCAGCAGTCGGTCAAGGACCACGTCTACAAGAGCGACGCCGTGGCGACCGCCGCGACCATCGTCGAGCCCGGCACCGGCAAGATCCTCGCGATGGGCCAGTCGCGCCCGTACGGCTTCGGCAAGAACGAGACGCAGCTCAACCTGTCGGTCGACGGCAGCATGGGCGGCGGCGCGGGCTACCAGCCCGGTTCGACGTTCAAGCCGATCGTGGCCGCCGCCGCCCTGGAGGGCGGCAAGCCCGCGACGCAGGTGTACTCGTCGCCGTACGAGATGGACTACCCGAGCCCGGTCTCGGCGTGCAACGGCGCCAGCTGGAACGAGAAGGGTGTCCCGGTCGCCAACGAGAACGAGAGCGAGGTCGGCCCGTACGACATGCGGGACGCGACCGCGAAGTCGGTCAACACCTACTACATCCAGCTGATCAGCGACATCGGCATCTGCCCCGTGACCGAGATGGCGGGCAAGATGGGCGTCGAGCGCGCCGACGGCAGGAAGATGAACCAGGCCCCGTCCATCGCCCTGGGCACGCAGGAGATGTCCCCGCTGACGATGGCCAACGCCTACGCGACCTTCGCCACGCGGGGCACGTACTGCTCGCCGGTCGCCATCGAGTCGATCAGCCAGACCGTCGGCGGCCAGAAGAAGTCGCTGTCCGTGCCGAAGACGAGCTGCAAGCGCGCCATGTCCGAGACGACCGCCGACACGATCAACACCCTGCTCAAGGGTGTCGTCGAGGACGGTACGGGTACGGAGGCGGGCCTCGGCAGCCGGGCGAGCGCGGGCAAGACCGGTACGACGGACGAGCGTTACGCGGCCTGGTTCGTCGGCTACACGCCGAACATGGCGGGCGCGGTCTGGGTCGGCGACCCGGCCCACAAGCGGCGGATGGTCAACATCACCATCGGCGGTGTCCCGCACGACAAGGTCTTCGGCGGCAAGGTCCCCGGACCGATCTGGCGCGACATGATGAGCGGCGCGCTGGAAGGCAAGCCCGCGCCCCCGTTCAACCTCGTCCACATCCCCAGGCCCGACACCGGCAAGGGTGACGGCGGCGGTGACGAGGACGACAACGACGACGGCAACAACGGGGACAACCGCGGCGGGAACAACGGAGGCAACGGCAACAACGGCGGGAACGGCCAGCCCGAGATCCCGACGCCGTCCTTCTCGATCCCGGACGAGTGGACGATCGGCGGGAACGACGGGAACAACGGCGGCGGAAACGGCAACGGCGGCAACTTCCCGTAG
- the wblA gene encoding transcriptional regulator WblA produces the protein MGWVTDWSAQAACRTTDPDELFVQGAAQNRAKAVCTGCPVRTECLADALDNRVEFGVWGGMTERERRALLRRRPTVTSWRRLLETARIEYERGAGILPLDEEEVYEHYAAVG, from the coding sequence ATGGGCTGGGTAACCGACTGGAGTGCGCAGGCGGCCTGCCGCACTACCGATCCGGATGAACTGTTCGTTCAAGGAGCAGCGCAGAACCGGGCCAAGGCGGTGTGCACCGGCTGCCCGGTGCGCACGGAGTGCCTGGCCGACGCGCTGGACAACCGCGTCGAGTTCGGAGTGTGGGGAGGAATGACGGAGCGGGAGCGCCGCGCACTGCTGCGCAGGCGACCGACCGTCACCTCTTGGCGCAGGCTGCTTGAAACAGCGCGTATCGAATACGAGCGAGGTGCGGGAATCCTGCCCCTCGACGAGGAAGAGGTGTACGAGCACTACGCGGCGGTCGGCTGA
- a CDS encoding ArsA family ATPase, translated as MSQDPARANDPAHPSDPADVSDPAHAIDSAAVLGVDPLIDDPGTRIVVCCGSGGVGKTTTAAALGLRAAERGRKVVVLTIDPARRLAQSMGIDALDNTPRRVKGIDDSASGELHAMMLDMKRTFDEIVEAHADRERAATILANPFYQSLSAGFAGTQEYMAMEKLGQLRAREEWDLIIVDTPPSRSALDFLDAPKRLGSFLDGKLIRLLTAPAKLGGRAGMKFLNVGMSMMTGTLGKLLGGQLLKDVQTFVAAMDTTFGGFRTRADATYKLLQAPGTAFLVVAAPERDALREAAYFVERLAAEDMPLAGLVLNRVHGSGATRLSAERALAAAENLDEARIVDQVDGKAGLRNSPDTYGSSEASATRTTDPEAPESDAGSPAADRNTADGAGPEDRTVEQLTAGLLRLHAERMQLLSREQRTRDRFAALHPEVAVAEVAALPGDVHDLAGLRDIGDRLAAGTSPAGAS; from the coding sequence ATGAGTCAGGACCCGGCCCGCGCAAACGATCCGGCACATCCGTCCGACCCGGCCGACGTGTCCGATCCGGCCCACGCCATCGACTCCGCCGCCGTCCTGGGCGTCGACCCGTTGATCGACGATCCCGGGACGCGCATCGTGGTCTGCTGCGGTTCGGGCGGCGTCGGCAAGACCACCACCGCGGCGGCTCTCGGGCTGCGGGCCGCCGAACGCGGCCGCAAGGTGGTCGTCCTCACCATCGACCCGGCGCGCAGGCTCGCCCAGTCGATGGGCATCGACGCGCTCGACAACACCCCGCGCCGGGTGAAGGGCATCGACGACTCCGCGAGCGGCGAACTGCACGCGATGATGCTCGACATGAAGCGCACCTTCGACGAGATCGTCGAGGCGCACGCGGACCGCGAGCGGGCGGCCACGATCCTGGCCAACCCCTTCTACCAGTCGCTCTCGGCCGGCTTCGCGGGCACGCAGGAGTACATGGCGATGGAGAAGCTGGGGCAGCTGCGGGCCCGCGAGGAGTGGGACCTCATCATCGTCGACACCCCGCCCTCGCGGTCGGCGCTCGACTTCCTGGACGCGCCGAAGAGGCTCGGTTCGTTCCTCGACGGCAAGCTGATCCGGCTGCTGACGGCACCGGCGAAGCTGGGCGGCCGCGCGGGGATGAAGTTCCTGAACGTCGGGATGTCGATGATGACCGGCACCCTCGGCAAGCTGCTGGGCGGCCAGCTCCTCAAGGACGTCCAGACGTTCGTGGCCGCCATGGACACCACCTTCGGCGGCTTCCGCACCCGCGCGGACGCCACGTACAAGCTGCTCCAGGCGCCCGGTACCGCCTTTCTCGTCGTCGCGGCCCCGGAGCGGGACGCGCTGCGCGAGGCGGCGTACTTCGTGGAGCGGCTGGCCGCCGAGGACATGCCGCTCGCCGGTCTCGTGCTGAACCGGGTGCACGGCAGCGGCGCCACCCGGCTGTCCGCCGAGCGGGCGCTCGCCGCCGCGGAAAATCTTGACGAGGCCCGCATTGTGGATCAGGTGGACGGGAAAGCTGGACTTCGTAACTCTCCCGACACGTACGGCAGTTCAGAAGCATCCGCTACCCGGACCACTGATCCCGAGGCTCCCGAATCCGACGCAGGCTCCCCCGCCGCGGACCGGAACACCGCCGACGGAGCAGGACCGGAGGACCGCACCGTCGAACAACTCACAGCAGGTCTGCTGAGGCTGCACGCCGAGCGCATGCAGCTGCTCTCCCGCGAGCAGCGCACGCGTGACCGCTTCGCCGCACTCCACCCGGAGGTGGCGGTGGCCGAGGTGGCCGCGCTGCCCGGCGACGTGCACGACCTCGCTGGGCTGCGGGACATCGGGGACCGGCTCGCGGCCGGTACCTCGCCGGCCGGAGCTTCCTGA
- a CDS encoding ArsA family ATPase yields MSRLQVVSGKGGTGKTTVAAALALALATEGKRALLVEVEGRQGIAQLFETQALPYEERKIAVAPGGGEVYALAIDPELALLDYLQMFYKLGGAGRALKKLGAIDFATTIAPGLRDVLLTGKACEAVRRKDKRGRFAYDYVVMDAPPTGRITRFLNVNDEVAGLARIGPIHNQAQAVMRVLKSPETAVHLVTLLEEMPVQETADGIAELRAARLPVGRVIVNMVRPAILDEADLDLTREAPRTAIAKSLSAAGLGGARRGGVAERLVDPLLDQAREYAERYALERDQRAVLQDLGLPLHELPLLAEGMDLAGLYQLAKELRQQGIS; encoded by the coding sequence GTGAGCAGGCTTCAGGTCGTCAGCGGCAAGGGCGGTACCGGAAAGACCACGGTCGCCGCAGCACTCGCGCTCGCCCTCGCGACCGAGGGCAAGCGCGCCCTTCTGGTCGAGGTCGAGGGCAGACAGGGCATCGCGCAGCTCTTCGAGACGCAGGCGCTGCCCTACGAGGAGCGGAAGATCGCGGTCGCTCCCGGTGGCGGGGAGGTGTACGCGCTCGCCATCGACCCCGAACTGGCCCTTCTGGACTACCTCCAGATGTTCTACAAACTCGGCGGCGCCGGACGTGCCCTGAAGAAGCTGGGGGCCATCGACTTCGCGACCACCATCGCGCCCGGTCTCAGGGACGTGCTCCTCACGGGCAAGGCCTGTGAGGCCGTACGCCGCAAGGACAAGCGCGGGCGGTTCGCGTACGACTACGTCGTGATGGACGCCCCGCCGACCGGACGGATCACCCGCTTCCTGAACGTGAACGACGAGGTGGCCGGGCTCGCCAGGATCGGCCCGATACACAATCAGGCGCAGGCCGTCATGCGCGTGCTCAAGTCGCCCGAGACCGCTGTGCACCTGGTGACGCTCCTGGAGGAGATGCCCGTCCAGGAGACCGCCGACGGCATCGCCGAACTGCGTGCCGCGCGGCTCCCGGTGGGGCGGGTCATCGTGAACATGGTGCGGCCCGCGATCCTCGACGAGGCCGACCTGGACCTCACGCGCGAGGCGCCCCGTACGGCCATCGCCAAGTCGCTGTCGGCCGCCGGACTCGGCGGCGCGCGCCGCGGCGGGGTCGCCGAGCGGCTGGTGGACCCGCTGCTGGACCAGGCGCGGGAGTACGCCGAGCGGTACGCGCTGGAGCGCGACCAGCGGGCCGTGCTCCAGGACCTCGGCCTGCCGCTGCACGAACTCCCGCTGCTCGCCGAGGGAATGGACCTCGCGGGCCTGTACCAACTCGCCAAGGAACTGCGTCAGCAAGGGATCTCATGA
- a CDS encoding DUF4177 domain-containing protein, whose amino-acid sequence MTKWEYSTVPLLVHATKQILDTWGEDGWELVQVVPGPNPEQLVAYLKRERAA is encoded by the coding sequence ATGACCAAGTGGGAATACTCGACTGTGCCGCTGCTCGTCCATGCCACGAAGCAGATCCTCGACACCTGGGGCGAGGACGGCTGGGAACTCGTCCAGGTCGTGCCCGGGCCGAACCCCGAGCAGCTCGTCGCCTACCTGAAGCGGGAGAGGGCGGCGTGA